In one Pygocentrus nattereri isolate fPygNat1 chromosome 21, fPygNat1.pri, whole genome shotgun sequence genomic region, the following are encoded:
- the LOC108416666 gene encoding synaptonemal complex protein 3-like has product MSLKDCSAPKDTSRPGASLKGRKRRSSADISQGGEVMAMLDNFRADINKAFVAKRKCLETFTSSSLKTSQQKIEEVWKSQQNERAQMSEDYGTQFSSVFQQWESDIQRTKDQDKKLMSLFQHQKSMFQQMRASRGQRLKMLRQLMDHYIKSMQELEVTHEEQNTAVMSELRQEMALLQKKILMNTQQEEMASVRKALQSMLM; this is encoded by the exons ATGTCTCTGAAAGACTGCAGTGCCCCGAAGGACACCAGCAGACCTG GTGCTTCACTGAAAGGGAGGAAGCGCCGGTCCTCCGCCGACATCTCTCAGGG TGGCGAGGTGATGGCCATGCTCGACAATTTTAGAG CTGatataaataaagcatttgTTGCCAAGAGGAAATGCTTAGAGACCTTCACCAGCTCTTCTCTCAAAACCAGCCAGCAGAAGATCGAGGAGGTGTGGAAGTCCCAGCAGAATGAGCG gGCTCAGATGTCTGAAGATTACGGCACTcagttcagctctgtgttccAGCAGTGGGAGTCAGATATACAGAGGACCAAAGACCAGGACAAGAAGCTCATG TCTTTGTTCCAGCACCAGAAGTCGATGTTCCAGCAGATGAGAGCTTCCCGGGGCCAGAGGCTGAAGATGCTCCGACAGCTCATGGACCACTACATCAAA AGCATGCAGGAGCTGGAAGTGACCCATGAGGAGCAGAACACTGCGGTGATGAGCGAGTTACGCCAAGAGATGGCGCTGCTCCAGAAGAAAATCCTCATGAACACA cagcaggaggagaTGGCGTCAGTGCGCAAAGCTCTGCAGTCGATGCTGATGTAG